In Ostrea edulis chromosome 6, xbOstEdul1.1, whole genome shotgun sequence, a single window of DNA contains:
- the LOC125648045 gene encoding uncharacterized protein LOC125648045 produces MTPILSNVTLYKRPKSYAFFAMLCVWILVVKNLNGQQLYSSSASRNAADVTLCPFMLITPSIVDTDFGTTAVFTATVEAKLDPPLDLIWQFISTRNIAIQDINEHDAKYSSTESLPSLEFIINDADFDDVGEYQLQVRISGGWCTSRKVELRNVWGVLQYNERCNLSRECDERRKNLQCSNSKCLCQSSYYHQNQLCFLSTHTFFHNTFFSHY; encoded by the exons ATGACGCCAATACTATCAAATGTAACTTTATATAAGAGGCCTAAGTCATATGCCTTTTTCGCAATGCTGTGTGTTTGGATACTTGTAGTGAAGAATTTAAATGGTCAACAACTTTATTCAAGTTCAGCTTCACGAAATGCAGCAGATGTTACTC tcTGTCCTTTCATGTTGATTACACCGAGCATAGTGGACACGGATTTTGGGACAACAGCTGTGTTTACGGCAACTGTGGAAGCGAAATTGGATCCTCCACTGGACTTGATATGGCAATTCATTAGTACTAGGAATATTGCTATTCAAGATATCAATGAACATGACGCAAAATATAGCTCTACTGAATCCTTACCTTCTCTGGAATTTATTATTAATGACGCAGACTTCGATGACGTCGGAGAATATCAGCTGCAAGTCAGGATTTCCGGAGGCTGGTGTACAAGTAGAAAAGTTGAGTTAAGGAACGTCTGGGGAG TTTTACAGTACAACGAAAGATGTAATCTCAGTCGGGAATGTgatgaaagaagaaaaaatttacAGTGCTCAAACAGCAAATGCCTGTGTCAGTCTTCCTATTATCACCAGAATCAGCTGTGTTTTCTTAGTACGCACACGTTCTTCCATAATACGTTCTTCAGTCACTATTGA